Proteins encoded within one genomic window of Fusarium musae strain F31 chromosome 4, whole genome shotgun sequence:
- the ALG8 gene encoding glycosyl transferase (EggNog:ENOG41~CAZy:GT57), whose product MSEHYPTLAQTALVAAAFKILLFPAYKSTDFEVHRNWLAITNSLPLEKWYFEKTSEWTLDYPPFFAYFEWILAHVARLIDPLMVKVYNLDYESWQTVYFQRTSVIITELVLVWALQTFIDNAPLKSRRAAQVAALSIILSPGLLIIDHIHFQYNGFMYGILVMSLVLARDKNELLTSGLIFAALLCFKHIYLYLAPAYFVYLLRAYCLSSKSIFRIRFLNSIKLGLGIGTIFGAAFGPFAAMNQIPQLLSRLFPFSRGLCHAYWAPNVWALYSFADRILIHIAPRVGWTVDKNALQSVTRGLVGDTAFAVLPEISPRTCFVLTLFFQVLPLIKLFSQPTWETFIGAVTLCGYASFLFGWHVHEKAILLVIIPFSLIALRDRRHLGAFRPLAVAGHVSLFPLLFTPAEFPIKTLYTITWLVVFLMAFDRLAPASNKPRIFLLDRFSTLYIAVSIPLILYCSLLHQIIFGKSYEFLPLMFTSSYTAIGVVGSWLGYMVVYFTA is encoded by the exons ATGAGCGAACATTACCCAACACTTGCGCAGACCGCGCTTGTCGCTGCCGCCTTCAAAATCCTCCTGTTCCCCGCATA CAAATCGACCGACTTTGAAGTCCATCGCAATTGGctcgccatcaccaacagtctTCCCCTGGAGAAGTGGTACTTCGAAAAGACGTCGGAATGGACCCTGGATTATCCCCCCTTCTTCGCCTACTTCGAATGGATCCTCGCACACGTCGCCCGTCTGATTGATCCCCTCATGGTCAAAGTCTACAACCTCGATTACGAGAGCTGGCAAACCGTTTACTTTCAACGAACTTCTGTTATCATTACAGAGCTTGTGCTGGTCTGGGCCCTTCAGACCTTTATCGACAATGCGCCTCTCAAGTCCCGTCGCGCCGCTCAGGTCGCTGCTCTATCTATCATCCTTTCTCCCGGACTTCTCATTATTGACCATATCCACTTCCAGTACAATGGCTTCATGTACGGAATTCTTGTCAtgtctcttgttcttgctcGCGACAAGAATGAGCTGCTAACCAGTGGGCTCATCTTTGCTGCCCTCCTATGCTTCAAGCACATTTACTTGTACTTGGCGCCAGCTTATTTCGTATATCTCCTCCGAGCATATTGCCTGTCGTCTAAATCCATCTTCCGAATCCGATTCTTGAATTCGATCAAGCTGGGTTTGGGTATTGGAACCATCTTTGGAGCTGCTTTTGGACCATTTGCAGCTATGAATCAGATTCCTCAGCTGCTGAGCCGACTATTCCCTTTCTCTCGTGGCTTATGTCACGCTTACTGGGCGCCTAATGTCTGGGCTCTTTACTCTTTTGCGGACCGAATCTTGATTCACA TTGCTCCACGTGTTGGCTGGACTGTTGACAAGAACGCATTGCAGAGTGTCACTCGTGGCTTAGTTGGAGATACAGCTTTTGCCGTTTTGCCTGAAATCAGCCCAAGAACATGTTTCGTTCTTACACTGTTCTTCCAGGTCCTCCCTTTGATCAAGCTGTTCTCTCAACCAACCTGGGAGACGTTCATCGGTGCTGTCACCCTATGTGGCTatgcctcttttctctttggcTGGCATGTTCATGAAAAGGCcattcttcttgtcatcatccCCTTTAGTCTTATCGCCCTTCGAGACAGACGTCATCTCGGAGCCTTCCGGCCGCTGGCTGTTGCCGGTCATGTATCACTCTTCCCCCTGCTATTCACGCCGGCAGAATTTCCTATCAAGACACTCTATACTATCACCTGGCTTGTTGTCTTCCTGATGGCGTTTGATCGTCTTGCACCTGCTTCCAACAAGCCCAGGATCTTCCTCTTAGATCGGTTCAGTACACTTTACATTGCCGTGAGCATCCCACTCATCTTATACTGCTCACTCCTACACCAGATCATATTTGGCAAGAGCTATGAATTCCTTCCGTTGATGTTTACGAGCTCGTATACTGCGATTGGCGTGGTTGGAAGTTGGTTGGGATATATGGTTGTGTATTTCACAGCATGA
- a CDS encoding hypothetical protein (EggNog:ENOG41), producing MASNELPHVKLFWLEKSRSQRILWLLQELNLPYELEIFHRNKKTMMAPPELQKVHPLGKSPVIQIKPAGAAEDAEPITLAESGFITQYLAENVPEGKKLVPQRWKEGMEGKIGGETEAWMRYQYYLHYCEGTLMPPLVMALVISALKSPQVPFFIRPISAILANRIFSAFIFPNVHVNLKMIEGHLATSGGKYICGPQLTAADILLSFPLIAAKEDLDNFGSFENGSWKSEFPKVAEYIELIENEEGYKKSVEKIVEIDGEFSATLRPGQ from the exons ATGGCTTCAAACGAACTACCCCAcgtcaagctcttctg GCTCGAGAAGTCGCGCTCCCAGCGCATCCTCTGGCTGCTGCAGGAGCTCAATCTGCCCTATGAGCTTGAGATCTTCCACCGCAACAAGAAGACTATGATGGCTCCCCCGGAGCTGCAAAAGGTGCACCCGCTGGGCAAGTCGCCTGTGATCCAGATCAAGCCTGCTGGCGCCGCTGAAGACGCTGAGCCCATCACCCTGGCTGAGAGTGGCTTCATCACTCAGTATCTTGCGGAGAACGTGCCTGAGGGTAAGAAGCTGGTACCTCAGCGATGGAAGGAAGGTATGGAGGGCAAGATTGGTGGCGAGACTGAGGCTTGGATGAGATATCAGTACTATCTTCACTATTGTGAGGGTACTCTCATGCCTCCTCTGGTCATGGCCCTCGTTATCAGCG CCCTCAAGTCTCCCCAGGTTCCCTTCTTCATCCGCCCCATATCAGCAATCCTCGCCAACCGcatcttctcggccttcaTCTTCCCCAACGTGCACGTTAATCTCAAGATGATTGAAGGTCACCTTGCTACATCAGGTGGCAAGTACATCTGTGGACCGCAACTCACTGCCGCGGATATTCTCTTGAGCTTCCCATTGATTGCTGCCAAAGAAGATCTCGACAACTTTGGAAGCTTTGAGAATGGCTCCTGGAAGTCAGAGTTTCCGAAAGTAGCCGAGTATATTGAGTTGattgagaatgaagagggCTACAAGAAGAGTGTAGAGAAgattgttgagattgatggAGAGTTTTCTGCTACTCTTCGACCGGGACAATGA